The DNA window CAGAATCACTGTGGCCATGTGTACATTATACTAGTACGATACTTGACAAAGGTGAATCTACACATATACTTTGTAAAGTGTACAAAGTATTTCTATGTACGCCGTCGATGCCGCATGCTTGCACGATTAATAAAAGATGCTCAGCATGGCAGGAACCGGATTTGCTTGCTTTGATAAGTGACTTGCACCACGTGTACGGTGAACgattataggtatacctatacatcgTACGACATGAGTATACCTATAATTGTAAGCCTGTTACCGAAGCAAGAGTTAATGTAAAAGATCGTTACGAGATTATAGTTCTGACAAAGGTTTTCTTACAAGGCGATTGGAACCTTATCCTTATGACACAATTGATATTTTCTCAAATCGAAGGGGAGGCAATCGTGTAACGTATGCAAGATGGATAAAATCTTGTGTCGTAATCTGTGCTAACCATTAAACACGCATTCACGCAATAAGTTTCattatataagtataaatCCGCGATGATTTGACGTAATCAAAATTTGCTGTCGAAACTTACCAACGTCAATGAAATATGTGGTTCAAAGTAAGCAATTGGCGTAAAATTTTGTGAGACAAGAAAAATGgaaccaaataaaaaaatttacgaaaatttgcacgaaaaatttgataaactttaggagaattattgaaaagatagcataatatatatatacataataacaGCTCGAACCTTACACAGGAATGAGGTGGAGGTACGTATTACATGTATGCAATAGATGCAAGCTTGATTGTGTACGTAAGCATACCTGCATACAACCTAGCGTTGGAATTTCGTACGGTCAGAGTATGCATCTCTAGGACAGGAATTCCGTTCCATCGATTCCAGTTTCAAAAGTATGTTCATTTCGAAtagcttgaaaaaattagcatcggtatattatacctatatacctgaacatatacatacatacatgtataaggTATATCGTTACAAGCGAGCTGCCATACGGTCAACCATGCCGttctttttccctcttttactttctttctttgcttGTTTCTTTTATGGGGAATACTGTGTTTCGTTAAATGCTAATTCTGTATACACCTCTATACGACAGGGACAATATTTCActggtatatgtatatgtatataacgcGTATGggtattatatacctatatacaccTATAGGTACAACTCGTTAACGATTCCCAAACGCTCCGACTGCACGGCATGATGAGCAAGTtattttgatatatttttgttaCGTCAATAGTATAacgtaaacaaaaatttcacaagaaTACAATACTTATATAGTATTAATGTTGTAACCTGTATTTAAACAAAGGTTCGATGGACAAGTTAGACACATTGGTATGTGTATCAGACATCCTCTCTGGATAATCAACATTCTATGGCCGATGCTAAACTGCGTCAGTTCGAAAATAAGACGCGTAATTCAAAGATATGTAAGAGCttgatatttattaataaatataactCTTTCTAATATAAACTCCTGTAAATCCTTATATGGAGCAGACGGGCGATTAATTAACCTCTAAGAGATACCAAGTTAATGAGTCTGTAGTGAAATAGAATGAAATTAACGAGTATACAAAATTTGCGACAATTGAACGAGAGAACGTTTGCACTAATCcgttataattgaaaatgtgATCTCTCGATCGGTTTCCACGATTTGAAACAAACAGGAAGGAAACAACAATGAGAAAAGGCTGATTGGAATTACTTCTCGACACAAATGTTTGTGCATGGGAGTTTATGAATTTATAAAAGACGTGTCGATGTTGTGAAAAACACGCGAAGGCTGAGCCTGGTAGGGATGTAAATAATTCGAGGAGCCGATTGTGGTCCGCGTGTTGCCTGACTGAGCGCCTAGAATATACTGCGGAGAGATGGAGATATGGAGAGATCAGATTTTGCGACGATGACGTACGGATACTTTTGTACCCGCATGCACGTTATTTACAGTTACATATAGGCGTGTGTGTACGCGTGTATAGGCCGAGACTCGCTGCGGCGTGACGTCACACTCAATAATAAAGATCTATTTTGAGTGAGGCCGTCGATTCGGCGTCCATCCTGCAGGCTTTCTCTTTCTCACATATATTTCCGCGCGTACTTCTCTTTCCGCACCTATTATGTGAATGAGACTGGCCATCTATTTACTTCCTACGTTTACTCCGTTGATCAACCGGTTATTTCGCTTTTTGATGCACTCTTTTCGACGTCCGCTCAATCTCGAGGTATTTTTTATCGACTCTCTTCATTGTAAGGAAGGTGATGCCGGAAAAAAGAGAGATTAGTTGGTCAGATGTTCGTTAGTGAAGGTTAGACTTCACGGCATGGATAAACATTTTCCGGTACTTTTGATCACGGTTTAACTCGTCGAGTCGCACATTATTGTACCGAGTCTATAGTTTTTCGGGTCATTGactacgaatctgaaatcaggtttcaaaaattgaatccaatatggtggaaaaaatgtcaaatttgatcaaatactgtaaaaaaaactctgagcaggggttttcggggtcgctgattggatttGCCATACTGAATTCTCAAAAgttgatttcagattcgtaatcagcgacgcCAAAAATCCGTTGACAGAGTTTTTCCTGCGGATTCGATGGAATTTTAAATTGTCGTTCGCCATATTGAACTCgccattttaaatttcttaaaTCCGATTTCGAATTCGTACTCAGTTATCCGAAAAAACGTATACTTcatgtaaaacatgtatatggGTAGTAACTTTAATGGGATAACTTTCtcagaaattaattattacttcgATATTCACGATTTTTTGTACAAACCAGGAATATTGACATATTATCCTTTTCCTTATGTGACATAAGTGTGAAGGTGGATCACTCAGTGCGGGTTCATTTGGGTGCATTTATACGAGTCCGTACAGGTTTATTATTGGGGCCGGAAAATACTGGCATATAGGTATCCAATTGTTTTGCAATATTCCTCAAATAATagaattcattatttcttggtaaaaattataaatcaaaaactgttacattggtaatttttcttatgaCATTATTACGTAGAAATCTTATAACTCTGCAACAActtttatacataataaagTAGTATTTTCTCTTACCATCAATAGTTTGAATTAAACACTAATTTATTGGAACTTATTTACAGAGAGAAATGCACGTCGGCTTATGACtgtttttttaacattatcagtttgaattgaaataattttagtaTTTACTCTCTTTTTAGTGATCTCGCAGCGCGGAAAATTAGTAAAGTTTATGAGACATTTATCACTGACATTTTTCCCTAGAAAAGTATGTTAACTTTTAGTATTAGTTTATAAGTGATTCtggagtgaaataaaatgctTATGTTtgtggttcttttttttttgcgtaaTTTCTTATATACAAGATAAATACCAATGCCTATTTCGCTTTCGTTCCGCAGTTTTTATGAGACTAAAATACTCCTTTTAATTAGTCTAACTCACAATTAGTCTTTATTCCAAAGAAATGCCGAATATCGTGTTGATTATAAAGTGAGGatggaaattatttcttcgTACGGTAAGCGACGTGTTGAATTTAATACTTGGTTGTTTATTGAATGGTTTTCAGTGTAATAGTGACCAATTGCTTTCGAAAGGCCTCTACATAAATACGCAGAGATAAGTTTTCATGATATCCTAATGTTGCATTTCAAAGTTCTTTTTAAATCCTGTTTCCACTTCTGTATTCTTCtacttttaaaatttttagattcatcaaatttttcgatGCGATGTTCTTATATTAAAAGATctgatatttttcatgaaGCAAATTTCTAAACGACGATATCCTGCatcttacaatttttctcacatccATGTATTGGAAATTGTAACTCATACAATTTTTAGAACCTATTACCGCGGACTTTAATCCAACTGAActtgtgaatattttatgaattttttgaccTCCATTTGGCTAtcaatttgtataaaaataatccacTTTGATGCACAAATTTATTCGTAGGTGAGGAATAGTAGAATGATTTTACATTTCaaaggaattttattttctaaatcGAAAACTTCGCAATAAGTGTGTCTTACATAATTTCGTAATATGGAAATTGTTAAGTGGATTCGAACATTGTTTTGAACGTAATTAGTATACACATCATGTCTATAACATAagtagtatatatatatatatacactttaCGCCCAgagtattaaaaattgattgtaaaCATTGTTGAAAGTTTCataatatgaagaaaaatggaaaattgagaaataaacGCATATGTAATTGTGGTATACTTACAATAAGACATATGTAACTTATACAAAAAGCAAAACATACAACGAACCAAACAAAAACAATCAAACATCGGCAAGAACATGAACGTTAAGTACATGGGATCAGAATGCAATGCTCACGTAATAAATGACAGCGAGTGATTCGAACATTGCAAAACGTTTGAATATACCGAGCTGCTGATTTCATTATTGTCATATTGACTAAATAAAGAACTCAAACGCCTCGTCTCAATGCACAAAAACATCGAAAAGGCAAATGTGTTTCGTGTCAAGTGGAGTCTAATATGATCAGAAACTTCCGCTTTATGTGCCTGGATGatgtgtattattattattatttttttcttattgcgttagagaaaaatctgtatttttgattttatcacATCACATACGATGACGAAGAGTTACCAGAATTTCAGGTTCGTGCTTCTTGATTAAATTTAGTGAACCCGTTTTACCTCGTGAAGCAATTATGGTTGTTCGTTTTTTGCTCGGTTTCATTTTACTCGTATTCTGTTAGAATTATTAaactaattatattatttatgatcaTATGGTGATTGTTACTATAGATAAAACACTTTATTCGAtgataaattgatattgacaattataattataacacgatgataatatttcaatataaCTTAATATATGTAACTGTAAATAATTTAGGATAAATAGAAACGCAGCCAGCCGAAAACAATTCGGAATGATATTACCCAGACAATCTAATTTAGAGTTGCACTGCAGGAACTCGATACAATATGATAATGCTTAACAAATTTCTACGTCTTTTTGTCTTGGTAAATTGATGACGTCATGAATTAATACCGATATCGCGTATAAATTaatacgatgaaaataatagtGACACGTTgaatttgatgatattttagTACAAATACCCGTACGACAAATTAAAGTGACTATCAATTTGAAGGAGTCAAAGTTTCATCAGAAAGGAACAATTCAGTCAATGACGCGCTGCAGATTGATTACGTCAGCTATATTTATGGCACAAAAATGGACGCAGAACGAAAAAgagatgaaataaatgaagaagaaaGCTGATTCCGGGACGTCACTTGTGTTTCGAACAGGAGCGAGCCTCATACTTGAACGTCGATCGATCAATTCATCGCTCTACCATCGAACCACACAATTTGACGATTTCGAAGCGATCGTTTACTTGCAAGATGATTTCCCCGAACTTCTTTGACAACAACCGGAGGCCAATGGGCAGCTTTCGGCAGATGAGTCCGAGTCGTTGTCCGACCAACAATCGGAACAGTCGCACGACGAGGCAGACGACACTTCatctgaaatgaaaacaagCGGCGTTCAAGACAATACTCGACGAAGggagaaaaacaaacagagaagaagaaaaatcctCCAACACCGCGTTCGAATTGGTATTCAAAGTTTATTACCGTTACACGCAGCACGCGTCTCCTCAAACGACACATCCGACAGCCAATCGGACGGCCGCTTATCCGGGGCCCAACGGAAAAGCTCGCCGCTGATTGGCTGCCGGCGGCGTTGCGTCATCGGAGTAGATCCGCTTGCAACCCCGGCACACTCCTTATCTCTGCGACCCTTTGTACCTTTGTCTGCACGTTCTCTCTCACCGTCGATCTCTTTCTTTCCACTCTCGCTTACTTGTCACGTTCGCGTCGTTTAAGGATGCATCAAGTGTACAGTCCAGTCGAAAAAGTGTCATGGATATTTGACGTGatgaatacatttttaaacaaagGATTAGTTCGTCATCTACAACCTCTACTGATTTTATATTACAACTGTTTCTCTGGCCGTTGAtgagttgaataaaattttaggTTCGACTCGATTCGTCGATAACacaatcattaaaaaaattagtcacGATTCTTTTTATGTTTCACGTTTATTCGTTTAGGAAAAAATGCAGAACGGTACGATGTCTAAGAAATCGGGGATAATTATAATTCTCAACTCTTTCCGAGCAAGTTCGTCCGTTTTTCACTTTCCTCCTCCCTGTTAAAGGAACACGTTTCGTTCTGATTGAACTTGATTAACCGGAGCTGTACTTGTTCAGTATTTATACCGCAAGTTTTGAGTAGACTGTACACCTGATACATCCTTAAACCGGCTAACGGTCGCAGAAATAACAACGAACATTGATTGGCTCCGCACTTTTCCACTTACTCTTACGCCCGTTTTTATTCTTGGACTTGGCCCCTTTTTCATTGGTCTTCGATTTTggcttgatttttttcgactGCGTTTTTCTCCCCAATTTCCCCTTGCTTCGACGTCTCGGTTCACAGTCCGAATCAGTTGAAGAGGTGCAGCTGCAGATATCGTCCGAATCGTAGGAGTCAGAATCCGAGCTCGAGTCGTCGCAGCATGTCATCGACTGGCGGCTACGATTCTCCTTCGGCTTGATTGGCGGCATTTCCTTGAAAGTCAGTTCAACCCTATTATCAGCTGATTACGTCACTAGAATCGTGGAATTTTAgcgaaaatattcaagatgATGGATATATTTAACGATGAGAAGAAGTGTCCGCAACAACGAGTTATCTGCTAGTCAACAAACGGTGGAACACTGACCTCAGTATCTCGGAACGAAATTGTAGTACCATGAACTTGGCAGTGTACCTGGTGAATTTTCTGTTATGATTGGTGGATCAGCGAGAATGTAAGTCGAAGGATATAGGATTGGCTAGAAAAAGTAACACACAAAGCAATCCAGTGAATATACAAAAGGCTCAAATATGTACGTCCGTTTAATCGCGGCATTCAAATTTACTCGAATAATCATTATAAATAAGGTAACGTTTATGCCTGAATGAGAAATTTCAGGCACGTGCTCGATCAGAGATTATGGATGGAATGTGTATTTTCTTCCTGTATAGGCGCGGCttgatttcctttttttaccaatttttgtTACGGTAGTCCAAGCTCTCCTCATATCCTATTTCGTGTACAGTTCATTAATCTTCCCCCGCGGCGATAGGTTTTAAAATCAAATCGACAGATAGTCACGGACCATACTAATTAGTCTATAAGGTATAATATACCCACTTCCGCGGTTTGACACCTGTCAAAGCGTGCAGTctatactttttttaaaaggtTTATTGCATTATAAAACGTGAATGGGTAATTCGACACTCAATTTTGTTCAACCTCCGAGAATTTACTTAATCGCATTCtgttttttgcttcttctttttgttgTACAATTACGAAAACAAAATGGCGACTTTTTTATGACATTCAGATGGTTTACTTATACGAAATCTCTCCCTGCATCTGTAATAAGAATGTTCAAAGCACTCCGTTTCCAAGTTGATGGTTCTCATCACATGGTGCTTATTTTGCTCTGTCAGTTTATGTAAAAAAAGCATCGTTAATTGccttttaattaaattttgtaaattaaatCATCATCAATTTAAATACCATGTTTGGATGTATTTCGAAGATTCAACTTTGCATAATCCGGTTGTTTTTCAAGAATTCAAGAGGAAATTTTGAGTGACATGGGGATTAATGAACATTAATTACAAAACggacgaagaaaaatatgaagaacTCCAGTTTGCAAACATTAATCAATTTTCGTGAACACATGTATAGTCGATGACTCACGAAGAGAGGGATGCCTAGGTTCCGTGATTATCATCAACATAAGTATAACGCGCATTAACCTGAAACGAAATAGTATGTACCCACCTATATGTACATGTACTGTGTTTGTTACGCTGACCGAATCTCAGAAGCATTCCGCATCGCATCACCATTCGCAATTAccgagaaaagaaagaaataaaaaacaactcTCACCGACGAAATCGCATAAATAAACTAAAATCTTCAGCTGCTGATGTTAACCATTCGCCTTTCTAGttttatctttaaaaaaaataaacttctatccattagtaataataacaataataataatattacagaTAATCGTTATAAATATTAAGATTCCGGGATCGCaggagaagaaaatatttacgacCACAAGTGAATCATACTTTCTTTCTCAGCATACCCGTAATGTTGAATTTTCTGGGTTTTGAATTGTTCAAGATTGATGGTTAAAAACTGATTGATTAGCCATGTCGATTGAACtttgagaaattgattggCAAACGGTTTTATTCATTagtttccatttttatttttcaatttctctatCACTTCTTGTCTCACACGTGGGAGTTAATGACGCAAAGAAAGTATATTGATTAATATCAGCCATAGAGCGGTGATGCTGCGGCTCGCTCGACCCCGACAGAATTGACGTAGGTGTGAAACTAAGTGATTGAGAAAAAAGGCTaaggcgggggggggggggggggggaggtaaaaattacgatataataaataaataaaagaggCAACGAGAACCCGGCTAGTATGCGGTACAAGATAGTTGACgctgaaattttatcaatcataGCCCACGCTCTGCACATACATATGTTATACACATATTAGTACACGGCGAAAAGGTAAACGAGCGAATGAATACATTATGGAAGTATATATTCAAGGATTGTCAATTAGCGTCTATTACTCGCACAAACACGGAGATCCGTGTGGGTTGCGAATATTTCGTTAATTCGAAAACAGGTGTTCCATTCAAGCGTATAATAAGTTTCACCGCATATCAATCAGTGTTTAACGATTTGACTAGACTAAATTTCTCGCACCGGGCATCATCCCTGTGACTGCATTATATCTAGGCAAGTTGTGCGTTACATTCACACCTCGAGGTTGTAAAGAGGCGATGATATCCGAACATTAACGATCAATAGCCttgttatatttgtatacTAAAAGAGTGTTATTTCGTCAGGACGTCGAACATTCATAAGTCGAAATGACAAGTTGCCGCGATGtatgtaacctc is part of the Neodiprion virginianus isolate iyNeoVirg1 chromosome 5, iyNeoVirg1.1, whole genome shotgun sequence genome and encodes:
- the LOC124305302 gene encoding DNA topoisomerase 1-like, with amino-acid sequence MPPIKPKENRSRQSMTCCDDSSSDSDSYDSDDICSCTSSTDSDCEPRRRSKGKLGRKTQSKKIKPKSKTNEKGAKSKNKNGRKNEVSSASSCDCSDCWSDNDSDSSAESCPLASGCCQRSSGKSSCK